The Lolium perenne isolate Kyuss_39 chromosome 6, Kyuss_2.0, whole genome shotgun sequence genome segment ATACAGATTCCTGGAGAGGTTAAGCATGCACCGAAAGACAATTTGATTTCATGTAAGCTGACGGGATTATCTGGTGGAAATGGTTGTAGCTGTTCAAGTTAGAATTATATGAACTGTCCGCAAATTCATACTGAAATGCTGACGAGGAATTCACAATGCTTTTACCACGCTTTATCACTTGGGAACTTAAAACCGCATATTAAGCTGGTTGAGTCTTCAGTTGTTCATCTGTCGTACAATCTAGAACTTATCTTTATTTGAGACATCAGAAGATAGTGGTGATAATCATCAATATGATAAATTGAAAATTGAATTTTGCTTCTATGATCCTGCAGGGGCATCTCCTGGTGAAGGCACAGGGGCGACTATGTCTGATGATGAAGATAACCAAGTGGATAGTGAGGCCAACATGTTTGATGGAAATGATGGGTCAGATGGTATGGGCTTCGGTCCTCTGATATTGACTGAGGGTGAACGGTCTTTGATTGAACGTGTACGACATGAGTTGAAGAGTGAGCTTAAACAGGTAAAATTGCAGCCTCGAAATGCTTCATTGCCTCATTCATGACATATTTTGACTAACAAAAACTTGTTACTTCTAGGGGTACAAAGAAAAGCTAGTTGATATCAGGGAAGAGATTATGCGCAAGCGGAGAGCTGGTAAACTTCCTGGGGATACGGCAGCTACATTGAAAGCTTGGTGGCAAGCTCATTCTAAGTGGCCATACCCTACTGTACGTGACACCACTTCTAAGCTTCATTTTGCAATTAGTTTCAGTTCatgatcatcaacaattcatgctCAACTCATCCAGGAAGACGACAAGGCTCGCCTGGTGCAGGAGACAGGCTTACAGCTGAAGCAGATCAATAATTGGTTCATTAACCAACGCAAACGGAACTGGCACAGCAGCAACGCAGCATCCTCTAGTGAGAAGACCAAGAAGAAAAGGTACCATACGTGAAAGCCCATACTTCACCTTTCATGACACCCTCGCACATTCTTGTTTATCACTTCCTTTTTTATGCATGTAAAAAAGAAACGTTACAGGTAATGATGGCACGGAGCAATCGTGGTAGAGTGGTACCAGATGAAACTAGATGTAAACAATATACCTTTGTCATGAAGAGTGCAGTatatgctctctctctctctctctctctctctctctctctctctctctctctctctctggagCAACTAGATATGAAGACGACCCCTTCACAAGCACGTCCAAGGATGCAGTCATTGGCTAAGAAGTCATCAGTAGTTGACTTTAAGTGGTAGTGACCTGGAATTACAGCGTGAGTGTTGCTAATGTGATTTGTGTAAGTGTGTTGTATAACTGGGGAACGGAAGGGAAGCATCatggtgtatgtaattgtgtattCTATTTATCATGTAACAATATCTTAGGTAGAGTCTGAAGACACAAATTGGGGGTGTTctgtgggtgactgggtgtgatgTAAGGTATGGTGTTGCTGGTCTGAAACCACGTGGGAAACTATTTTGTTTAAGATGTACTGGAAAGCTGAATTATGGAGTATTTGTAAGCGCATATGTACACAACGACACATGATCTGAAATTCTCAATGTACCCGTGACAGTGTTTCTCAAATGCAAATGCGATGTCTGCTTTCTCCATTGGAAGTCATGTATACATGGTTAATGGCTTAATGCCCCAACAATGCTTTACGTGCAAATCACATGCTGATGTAATTGGGTCGATTCTGAATCTTCTTTTTTATACGGAGTAGTGGTTTTCATTGGATTTTGGATCATCTGTTTTCATTTGTTCACCTGTCTGCAATATCTCTTGTTTAGAACGCAGGAGTAGCTGCAGTCCTCGGAAGGAACTCGAACTGTTGCTGCCAAATGGGCACAGTCGCACAGACCTTCTATGTCAGATAGCGTTGGCCAAGGCCTGTGTTGTTTTACTAGTAACATTATTTGGAAGAGCGGAGGGGACGCAACCCCCTTAGAGCATCACTAGTAGTACCCTAAACCCTCAAATCTGTAAAAATAACCGCTTTTTTTTACAGTTTTCGGCGAGAAAAAAGCGTAGACTAGAACCCCTAAATCCCTAAGAAAATTTAGAGGTCCAACCCCCACTCC includes the following:
- the LOC127308111 gene encoding homeobox protein knotted-1-like 2 isoform X1, yielding MSFHYPDHGLAMDAAAASSPNPSFSPGGGGGGEREKAAVAAHPLYERLLEAHVACLRVATPVDQLPRIDAQIAARPPPLAAAAAAAGGPSGGEELDLFMTHYVLLLCSFKEQLQQHVRVHAMEAVMGCWELEQSLQSLTGASPGEGTGATMSDDEDNQVDSEANMFDGNDGSDGMGFGPLILTEGERSLIERVRHELKSELKQGYKEKLVDIREEIMRKRRAGKLPGDTAATLKAWWQAHSKWPYPTEDDKARLVQETGLQLKQINNWFINQRKRNWHSSNAASSSEKTKKKR
- the LOC127308111 gene encoding homeobox protein knotted-1-like 2 isoform X2 — translated: MSFHYPDHGLAMDAAAASSPNPSFSPGGGGGGEREKAAVAAHPLYERLLEAHVACLRVATPVDQLPRIDAQIAARPPPLAAAAAAAGGPSGGEELDLFMTHYVLLLCSFKEQLQQHVRVHAMEAVMGCWELEQSLQSLTGASPGEGTGATMSDDEDNQVDSEANMFDGNDGSDGMGFGPLILTEGERSLIERVRHELKSELKQGYKEKLVDIREEIMRKRRAGKLPGDTAATLKAWWQAHSKWPYPTEDDKARLVQETGLQLKQINNWFINQRKRNWHSSNAASSSEKTKKKRNVTGNDGTEQSW